In the Anolis sagrei isolate rAnoSag1 chromosome 1, rAnoSag1.mat, whole genome shotgun sequence genome, AGTAGCACATTCTGAAAGAGAAATGCACAGGCTGAGTCGGCTTGTAGGAGAAATGGAAACCATCAGTGCAACATTGCTCTCAAGTTCAGCTGGTGGCATTTGAGTTAATGGCACCATACTGGTTGGCAAAAAGtgcttttacttttttttttgcacttcatCTTTAGAGTACAAGAACCACATGTCAGTCCCAAGCCAAAGGGGTCTTCTGCTTTTGCATCCTATTTTAATGAACATCCCCATCACAACCAATTGACCCCACTTCTTGTTTGCTTCCCAGCAAAAgacatttaccgtatatactcaagtataagccaacccgaatataagccgaggcacctaattttaccattaaaaaactgggaaaacttattgacttgagtatgggaaaagcagcagctactggtaaatttcaaaataaaaatatataccaataaaattacattaattgaggcactggtgggttaaatgtttttgaatatttaccgtatttcaaagaaaaaacagtaaactagctctgaaagtagaaaagtagggtcaacaaaaacaatatattatCAACAATAACttgatagcaataataataataataataataataataataataataataattcatttctatcccgccctatctctccatggggactcagagtggcttccagcatagtaataggcaaacattcaatgcctgtatAAACAATACAGAGCtacatatagatctataattatatatactaattacACATACGCATTTTcccctgaaacatttgcaaatcccctctctctatatatatatgtgcatttccctcctgcaatatttgcaagccctatatatccatacttatatatatctatctagacatctctctctatatatagataattatatctatataggatttgcagagacttgcaaacatgtgtggggaaaattcacattaaaataatgtatatatatagatacagatatacaggtacatgATAATCTCTAGATGTCTGTATGAATATAGGATTTGTGAAGAtctgcaaacatatgaggggaaaacttccaagggaacaaaaatgcacatataaagttaatacatttagatacatacacacacacacacagagagagagagagagagaaaaccagGAAATTGGATGGGTTTGAAACAAGGAGGACATGAAAtatatctcctttccctccttccctcccttctgactggaaaagaaaacacactgtcaagggaggtgaagaggagagagaaacagatcatatattgcaagcaattgCCTCCAGTCTCCCTGCTTGGCCTTCaccttgaccccattataagccgagggaggcctTTTCAGCTAAAAAAAGGGCTTGAAAACTCAGCTTATCTTCGAGTTTATGCAGTAGTGTGGAAGTTCCATGAAGTTGCCAGAGTTGCCAGAGCTTTGGGGAAATTACTTGGTTGGATTATAGCTTCTAAAATACCCCAACCAAGGACCATACTAGCTTGGGATGATGCTGGAACTATAGTCCAAAGGAGATAAAATTTCCACAGTATGGTGTATGACTCAATGCAAAGCCATgtctggtagtagtagtagtagtagtagtagtagtagtaatttctttataacctgccctatcttcccaaagagattcagggcagtttccaaaagATAACAGAAatggcaaatgttcaatgccCAAGAAAAATCAAGACAAAACATGAAATAAGATAAACTCACTATGACTTATAAAACAACTATAGGAATGTTTTTGTATAAAACCGAGGactaaattaaataaacataagAAACACAAGGTCTCGAACCAATTAAAACACCGTACATTAAAAGCGTAATATAATATACGACATCCGCAAGCTGGGGTATTTGATGTCAAGGCGGGGATATATATATCATGATGTATGCTGATCCTCCTCTCTGTAAACTAGATTGCACAAATAGTTCTTTAAAGGCTTTttagaggagaggagaaaggggaccaGTTTTGGTTCTTTAGGGAAGAAGTTCCAGTGACAGGGAGTGGCcccagagaaggccccctctctcattcccaccaatcgcgcttgagataggggtgggaccaagagcagggcctcctccgcagaCTGCAATGCTCATGCTGGTTTGTACGTGGAGATGCAGTTTTTCAAACAGTCTGGGCCTGAACAATAACGGGGCCTATAAGTTAATTTTACAATGAAACAATTAAGGATTTCCTTTTATCTGTCCTGAAGTCATTGGGTAATTCTAAATTGTGGGTTGATGTGAAAGAAATTAGACATTAAGAAATCTAGCAGAAAAAATCTGTCAGGTAGTTAAGCAGAACGATAATAATACACCAAGTCTCCACATTGCATGATGAAATATACCTTGCTTTATGCTGTTTCCCAAGTGAAATAACATTTCAGTAGCAGTGGTCAATACAGTCTTCTTGTTTAAACTGCCTTGGCCAATTCAGCTGCTAAATGACATGTCTCCTTGCAATTAAAGCAGAAGAGTAAAGTCTTGAAAATAGGTGGCGTTAGGTCACATTAAACTATAGGAATGTTTTTGTATAAAATCTAGGCTGGATCCTATTTAGCCCAAGAGCCAATCTCTGGTCAGGTTCGCTTTAAGAGGTTCAATAAGCATGGATATGAAACAGGCTTTTGCACTCTTTGGCATGCACTCTATTTGGGGTGCCCTGTATCTCAAAACCCCTTTCTTTGCCATGAATGTGTCTGGTTTGTTTACAAGCTTACTACATCTGATGACACTTAGTTTTACAAGTGAGATATGGATTTTGTAAAACATGCACAGGATGAATCTCTTGCTGCCACCATTATCCTCCCAATTCCATGCTGATGTCTGTAATTGCCTCTGGATACTGCTTATCTCTCATTCGAATTGACATAACTGAAGTGTGCAGAAACTAAATGTCTAATGCTTCCTAGAAATGTATGTTTGCAATCATTTTATTAATCTACAGCAGTTTTATAGCATCCATCTGGGATCCAGCTTCTACCAGGAAGCAGTTTTACTCAGTTGCTTCTTTCCACACATACAAGCACACCcagaaacacacatacatacatggttTGCATCCTGCTGTTGACATATGCAAGTGATAAGTCCATCTTAAGCCTATATATGACagctcattttgtttgtttttgttcatgGTGGAGGTTAGCAGTCTCTACCTCCTTTGCAGATGGCTTTGTTTTGTGTGTCAGAACCAATTTGAGTAACtgctagtcgcttctggtgtgagagaagtggccgtctgcaaggatgttgtccaggggatgcctggatgttttaccatcctgtgggtggtttctctcatgtctctccaTTAGaaattggagctgacagatgggagttcacctcactccccagattcaaaccgccaacctgtcagtcagcagtccttccggcacatgggtttaacccattgcaccaccgagagCTCCTGCATatgactagaatcatagaatcatagagttggaagagacctcatgggccatccagtccaaccccctgccaagaagcaggaaaattgcattcaaagcacccccgacagatggtcccTTGAAAAAcctttattgttttatgttgccTTTATTCTGAGACAACCATCCCTTGGAGAGCACTGGACAGAGGAGAAAAATCTTGCTTATGTACCTGCAACAACGAAGGCATCCTCTGATCCTTCTGGGATCCTCAAGAAGGTAGAGCAGTGGCAAAAAATAGGAAGACAGTATCTGGACCAACTTCCAACATCATATTGCTTTACTTCCTTCATAACATTTACACTGctagcctgccccccccccccccccccgccctgctGTCACGATTGCCTTAGTGCACCATTAGGCTTCTGGTTTTCATCTCTCATTACTCTCATCCACGAATCCATGGCTAACAGTCAGAGATGATGGGACAGCGATCCAGAAGCTCCCCACTCCCAGTCTAACATGATGAAATGCTTTTTGTTTTAACACTGATGCTACAATTCTCACGTGGTTCTTGCCTGTCTCTGGGCAGTGAAGGGAGAAATCCATATTGTGTGGATTCCTCTTCTCTCAACAAACCAGAGAAAACGAGGAAGAGCATTGATCATGCTGAACCAGGCTTAGATAGCAtgacctccatatccacagggTTTGCATTCGTGGCCTTCAAGTAAATACATGAAACTATTAATAATGGTGAGTCCTATGATTTTAAATGAAATGAATGATGGAGGCACTGAGAAGATGGTGTAGCTTGTACAGGAGGCTGGCCCGGAGTGAATTAGTGAAACAGTCAAATAGTAAAAGAGCGTACATGGGTTCCCCAGATACAGGGGTTGTTCTGTGTATACACCCTCTATTTTTCTGCCCTATAACCACCCTCATGACTTTTAAGAAGGACTTAAAGGCTTGGCTATTTAAGcaggcctttgaaaatgattagtAACCCTTAATGTGGACGAAGACCTTGTTTTTATGGATACACTCGAGCATCTTGGCATGTAATTGACTTATTTAATCTGTTGAAccattatgttttaaatgtgtttaattAATGGTTTtatggtattgtcgaaggctttcatggctggaatcactgcattgttgtaagttttgggactgtatggccatgttctagaagcattctctcctgatgttttgcctgcatctatggcaggcatcctcagaggttgtgaggtctgtttccaacagacctcacaacctctgaggatgcctgccatagatgcaagagataatgcttctagaacatggccatacaggctgaaaaatctacaacaacccaatgtttttattgtttagttattttgttttattggcaTTCCttattaatttgtaatttgctttgtatatattgtttattgtgttttactCATGTTGTGAGCCTCCCCAAGTACTTTCGGGGAGatggacaggatagaaatgatgatggtgatgataatgatactACACAATGAAGTATATTGGTTAGATTGGCCAGAAAACTACACAGTCATTGCAGAGCATTATGTTCCTTGGGTACATTCCTGTATCCTACCAAATACTTACTAGAGATCTAAGAGAGTGAAATCAACtctgctccaggcacttccaggtcATAAAGTGTCCAGGACAGTGTGGTTTGGAGCTTACAGGCTGCATTAGGAGGCACAGAACATCGCTTTCCACAACATCCACATAAAGATATATCttcacaaaaacacaaacaacaggGTTCTGACCATTGtgtacataacaattacaaactacagttggtcctccacattAGGATTAGGTGCCCAGGacctctgtgaaagtgaaaagcTGTGAACAAATTAGTATTAcacttttctaggaatttctCCGTCCCCCACCATGACTCTCTGATCGCCTTCTGTTGGAAGCTGACTATAGTATCACACTGGATAACCTAGAGATCATTATTAGCTTATCTTATACCAAAGAAGAGAGCAGAACTGGTTTTcaaattggttttaatgtatatgttgtgtttatAGTTTATTCCTATGGTTTATGTTTCACATTGTATGTctcttgtattattttgcatatgtggaaaccgctctgagtcccctaggggagatcaggggatatataaataaagtatttatttatttatttatttatttgagataacattgtaatcaaatctgtgaataaacaCATCAGCAGTCAAATCTGGAAATGTGGAGGCCAACCATATAGTCAATTTATAACAAAAACACTTATATGGAGAAGCACTGccatccataaaatacatatatgatTTTGGCCTCCAAGGATTGTTTTTTAATACAATCTTAATATATTCTATAGCAAAGTCGGACCCATCTGTTGTAATCAGAAACCACCACTGGGTTCATCTTTTCCCCATAGTCAACATTCAGAATATGTATAGTCCATTCAGCTTTCCAAAATTAGTGCATTAAGTTAGCAAAGCCACCTTAAATGATCAGGGGTTAAACCAGTAGATGTTCTGAGACTATAATGCAGAAAGCtctatgtgttttctgtgtggttTTTTAAGAGCCTAGAAACAGTTGTGTTCCTACCAACTAACCAGTCTGGTTCAAGCAAAACAAAGGCCAGGCTGCATGCAATGTGCCAAGACATTGATATATCTGTgtttctccctgaggggattgTACATGGATATATGTATATCTCTGATTGCCTATAACAAATAGCCTAATACaacagttcccaaactttggtccatcagatgttttagacttcagcatCCAGAAATCGTGATTTGATGGCCAAGTCAGCAAGGgcttctgagaattgaagtccataaAACCCAAAGGACTaaagtctgagggcccttccaaacagctgtataacatccacattaaactggatgatatggcagtgtggactcagataacccagttcagagcagctattgtggattatttgccttgatattttaggTTTATATTAAGTGTATAGAACAGTCCTCAGAGTCCCGAAAAGTTTCTTAGATTACAAAAACATAAGAAAATTGAAGAAGACACAGCCACACTTCTGGAATCCTTTCTGAAACAAAAGGAAGTAGTGATATTAAGGTCTAAGCCACTATTGCTaagccagtggtcctcaacctgtgggtccccaggtgttttggcctacaactcccagaaatcccagccagtttaccagctgttaggatttctgggagttgaaggccaaaacatctagtgacccacaggtcaagaaccactgtgctaagctCATCAGCTCTTTTCCATTTGCTTTTGAGATTGTTGCCATTGTGGTCCCATGCATTTGTTATTCAACAGACGACACATATTTGAGATTGCTGTGAAAGTTGCTAGTTTAACTTCTACAATGCTATGAAGACCATGTATAGACAATGTATTGGCTTGATAAGAAAACTGTGAGATTGCCTACCCCTTGGATCTATCTGCCTTGGATCTATCtaacctatctatctctatctatctatctatctatctatctatctatctatcatatttcCTTCTGTTGTCtaaatctctctctcacacacacacacacacacacacacacacacaaatctttcATTAGCAGGGATCCAGATAAGTCAAACAGGTGCAGAAAGCCAGAATAAGAAGAAGAGTACAACTTCCTTATCCACAGACTTTATATCCTCAGTTTCACTGTGTTTGTGGGTCTCTCTAGGtctccagtgtaattctatgatatgcttttaGTCCACGTATAATCAAATTATATCAGATGTTTCAGCTATCCATGGGGTATTATAATATATCCCCTGCAGATAACAGGGATTGCACAATATAAGAATGCTTATGTAGACAAtgccagaagaagaaaaacagtcACAGGTGCAAAAGTTGTGAAGTACTCAAATGCCCATTCACACAACACAATTATAGGACTGCACTTGATGTACCACAGCAACATCCTAAAGCTATAGTGTAAACTTCAAAACCCATAATTCTATGGCAGCAGTTTCCAATCTTTTTGACCACTTGaatagagaccactttgaccagggacctctctctaacattagtaccaaaagggttacgaatcagtttttgatcaactttagattcggtttggttatttggggtgctgattcagaaaactgcattggatataccacatcagctctagtttctgatacagaacatatgccatccagtagtcgccaactgctcacccacagaaaaccatttataatactctagagctgatgtggtagtagtaatcttttgtgggtagtcagcctctcccctcccgacatccatgttgcctcggcactataagagggtttcgcgagatcggttgctcttgttgccacatggtttcaaatAGTTTGCTGTAGTTATGGTGatgccatggaccatattttagttcttgtggatcactggtggtccatggaccacaggttgagaaccactggacttaAAATGGAATTGGAACTCTATTGTTGTGAAAaggccctaaagcagtggttctcagcctgtgggtccccaggtgttttggcctacaactcccagaaatcccacccagtttaccagctgttaggatttctgggagttgaaggccaaaacatctggggacccacatgtggaaaaccactgccctaaaggatTATAGAAATGTCTGTTTTTTTGTAGTTGCTGTCCCGTAACCATAGAGAAAGTGCAGTGGCTTACATAGTACACAATCAAAATCCCAGCCTGTGGCAACCAGAGCTAAGAAGTTTCAAGACCTAGAGCAATTCATTCAAAAAGCATGTGATATTAAAGACAAAAGCTGAAGCTAAGAGATCGTGGCTTACCTAAGACTACTCAGTAAGTTTATAGTTGATCTGTGATTTTGCTTTGAAGGAGGTGCTTCCAGCTCATGGCACATCATCTTAACCACTGAGAAGTCAACAATGGGTTTAATGTACAGTTCACAGCACCCTCAACCCCAGTTCCCATTCTGAAAAAATAGGGGAAATTGTATTTTGAAGCGGATCGATTGAGATAGATATTCTTTAGCTTGTATCTTAATTTATGGAAGACTACAGACCTTTAAATGGAATTCATAGTCATAATagtttgtcttttttaaaaaagatgcctGAGAGTAAAGTTCGATACCCATTTTCAAATATGGCCTGATCCGTGACATAATAAATCTTGGACTTTATGAAATTCCAAAGTTATCAACTGACAACTAAGAACAATTTTATCAGATGCCTCCATTCTTGGAGAAAAGCTGAGTATAactccaataaataaatatttaatatcacCCTCTGCATATTTTTTTCCATAGAAATTAATAGTgcctgatttttgttttgttttgtttcagcagaaacataataataataataataataataataataataataataataatagatcacaaACATAGCAATTCTGGTCCATCAGACTACAGGTCTACCTTGCTCAGCATTCAGTTCTTGCTGTGACAACCAAAAACTCTTGCTCATGTTACCCAGCAGCAAAGGCATTCATAATGACTAATAGCCATTTTCCTTAGTCTTTGCTAGTTTCACCAGATTGCAGTTTAGAAACCACAAATTACCTTCCCACCCTATCTGAACATAATTATAGACTAGATTAGCCAATAAAAAGCCCAAGGCTTGGGCTAAGGTGATGCTAAGGATCAATAACTCACACTAGCAGGGTATAGTAGGAAGGCCGCTTGGGTCTACTTGCCATTGACATTCTGCGTCCAGTAGTGGAAGAAAGAGGCGGTGTGTTGGGAGGACTGCTGTCACCTCTGCGTTTAGCATCTGAACCAGAGCCATTCCGTGAGTCTGAAGTCTCTGAGTCGGTGTCCAAGTGGCTCTGGGACAGTACCCTGGACAAAAAACTTGACTTACGGTTCTGATAAGGCCCACTATCTGGAGAATCACAACGATCATCTCCCAAGTCCTTGCAAGCCGCCACCCGGTTTTGCTTCCGAAGAACAGCTTGTGGGCTCTCCGTATGACTGGAGACAACAGGAGCTTTTGTGCCATGTTGAGAAGCCTTGGAATGTTCCACTACATGTTGTTCATTTTTTCGATAGTTGTTTGCTCCCTGCTGTGGTGCCTTCTGCATATCCTCACTGCTGGAAGATCCATTTTGATGTTGGTGGTCATGTCGATGAGGCATAAGGTTTGGGGGGTGTCTAGGGAGATGTCTATTATGTTGCTGGTTACCTTCATTGGGATGATCGAGATGTCTGTAGGCCTGGTGGATTTGGTCCTGGTGCTGACTGGACCTACTTCTTTGGTTGCTACACCACTGTGACTCTACATTTTGATTCTGTCCTGCAGGATTGTATCCATCTTCTGGATTCAAGTAAGATGGCAGCCCTCCTTGTTGCTCTGACATAAATTTAAAACTGCTTTGGGGAGATGAGTTTGACATGATGCAAACCTGTTGTATTACTGAGTTTTTCTTAGAGTTGGAAAAGTTAGCATCTTCATCAGGAGCTACAAGATCCTCCTTTAGCCTCCCACAAAGAGTATTTTTAATCTTCTTAATCCCCAGATGGAAGATCTCCAGAACATTCAAAAAGAGAGAAACAGCTGCAATGGTGTGCATGAAAACCATGAAGATGGTCTTCTCAGTTGGTCTGGATACAAAACAATCCACTGTGTTAGGACAAGGGGGACGGGTACATTTATACAGCGGATACATCTGAAAGCCATATAAAAGATATTGACCCACCATAAAGCCTACTTCTAAGACTGATCGGGTCAAGATATGCAGGATATAGGTACATAGCAAGGCTCCTCTCAAGGGTGCCTTGTTGACTTTCTTTTGTTCTTCTAACTTTCTCAGCTCTCTTTCTATCCTCCGATGATCTTCTATTGTAGGCTCGATCTCCTCTAGCTGGGCTTTGAGGTAGGCTTTCTTCCGTTGCCTCTCTTTCTCGAGGGCCCGAAGTCTGTAAAGTGCATGCCCCATGTAAACCAGGGAAGGGGATGAGACAAATATCACTTGTAGCACCCAATAACGGATCAGAGAGATGGGAAAAGCTTTGTCGTAACAGATGTTGCTGCAACCGGGCTGCTCGGTGTTGCAGATGAACTCTGCTTGCTCATCATCCCAGACATCTTCAGCAGCAACACCGAGAACCAACATCCGGAATATGAAAAGGATGGTGAGCCAAATTTTGCCCACGATGGTGGAATGGATGTGAACTTCTTCTAGGATACTGCCCAGCAGGTTCCAGTCCCCCATAGTCATGGGTTCATctctgaaataaaatatattgaagTCACGGAATCAGTTGAATGGTTCAACAACACAACAGCTCAGAGATAAGTAGAGTTTGATAGCTGCCTGATATAAATTGTTTCTCATTTGACAATTGAAACAGCAGGGTCAATAAAGGAGATTTTCCATGatcacaaatggcaaacattaccTCAAGCATCAAGGCCGATTTCCATCTCGTGTATCTGTGTCATAACTGTAGCAAAGCTATTAAACTAgattaaagaaaaaatatttcactTTCTCTTTGGGTGAGATATCCTATGTCCTTTCTGTTGCAGAAAAACTCAgaacagaaggaaaaaaagggtctTCCACTGAGCTCTGGACATCAAAGAACGCAAGAAACAACAAATAAGGcacagaggcattctctcatttCTACTATCTGATGCAAAATCAATCCACACTTTAGAATCATCAatgtttgacaccacattagctgtcatgtctcaatgctgtggaatcctgagatttgcaattttgtgagatatttacccttTTCTGTctctacaaatcctagaattccataggatg is a window encoding:
- the GJA10 gene encoding gap junction alpha-10 protein; this encodes MTMGDWNLLGSILEEVHIHSTIVGKIWLTILFIFRMLVLGVAAEDVWDDEQAEFICNTEQPGCSNICYDKAFPISLIRYWVLQVIFVSSPSLVYMGHALYRLRALEKERQRKKAYLKAQLEEIEPTIEDHRRIERELRKLEEQKKVNKAPLRGALLCTYILHILTRSVLEVGFMVGQYLLYGFQMYPLYKCTRPPCPNTVDCFVSRPTEKTIFMVFMHTIAAVSLFLNVLEIFHLGIKKIKNTLCGRLKEDLVAPDEDANFSNSKKNSVIQQVCIMSNSSPQSSFKFMSEQQGGLPSYLNPEDGYNPAGQNQNVESQWCSNQRSRSSQHQDQIHQAYRHLDHPNEGNQQHNRHLPRHPPNLMPHRHDHQHQNGSSSSEDMQKAPQQGANNYRKNEQHVVEHSKASQHGTKAPVVSSHTESPQAVLRKQNRVAACKDLGDDRCDSPDSGPYQNRKSSFLSRVLSQSHLDTDSETSDSRNGSGSDAKRRGDSSPPNTPPLSSTTGRRMSMASRPKRPSYYTLLV